The proteins below come from a single Deinococcus humi genomic window:
- a CDS encoding cytochrome ubiquinol oxidase subunit I: MNEIFGLSTLDLSRFQFATTSIFHYFFVPFTVGFALIIAILQTMAYRSKNPRLENLTRFFGHLFFINFAVGVVTGIVQEFQFGMNWQGFSTFVGNIFGVPLALEVLMAFFLESTFLGLWWFGKDRIPAWASLASIWIVAIGTAISAYWIIIANAWMQNPVGFELRGGRAVLTDFSAVVFNPKGLQWFSHIFTGGLTVAAFFVLAVSAYHLRRRHNPEAFRSSFKVALTVAALGSVGVLASGHYQGQTAIVDQPMKYAAFSALWETPEGVGMPESLVALPSNSLRENRFEISLPYLGSFLAFNNFTEKAKGIKELQAEYEARYGPGNYIPWVWPVYWAFRVMIGMGAIMLLVSLIYVWRWRTGKIDDPGVLYPVLLVMPLVPHLANFSGFITTEMGRQPWIVQGLLRTQDAVSDLNPLWVFVSLASFWVVYLTLISLDVFLLTRTARAGMHEPEVEAPSLPAPKYVSEGGRA; encoded by the coding sequence ATGAACGAGATTTTTGGACTGTCCACCCTGGACCTGTCGCGTTTCCAGTTCGCCACCACCAGCATCTTTCACTACTTCTTCGTGCCGTTCACGGTGGGCTTTGCCCTGATCATCGCCATTCTGCAAACGATGGCCTACCGCAGCAAGAATCCCAGACTGGAGAACCTGACGCGCTTTTTCGGGCATCTGTTCTTCATCAACTTCGCGGTGGGCGTGGTCACGGGCATCGTGCAGGAATTTCAGTTCGGCATGAACTGGCAGGGGTTCTCCACCTTCGTGGGCAACATCTTCGGCGTGCCGCTCGCGCTGGAGGTCCTGATGGCCTTTTTTCTGGAAAGCACCTTCCTGGGGCTGTGGTGGTTCGGCAAGGACCGCATTCCAGCGTGGGCTTCGCTCGCCAGCATCTGGATCGTGGCGATTGGCACGGCGATCAGCGCGTACTGGATTATCATCGCCAATGCCTGGATGCAAAACCCGGTGGGTTTTGAACTGCGCGGTGGCCGCGCCGTGCTGACCGACTTCTCGGCCGTGGTCTTCAATCCCAAGGGGCTGCAGTGGTTCTCGCACATCTTTACCGGCGGTCTGACGGTGGCCGCCTTCTTCGTGCTGGCGGTCAGCGCCTATCACCTGCGGCGCAGGCACAACCCTGAGGCCTTTCGCAGCAGCTTCAAGGTGGCGTTGACGGTGGCCGCCCTCGGCTCGGTGGGGGTCCTGGCCTCCGGGCACTATCAGGGCCAGACGGCGATTGTCGATCAACCCATGAAGTACGCCGCCTTCAGCGCGCTGTGGGAGACCCCCGAGGGCGTTGGGATGCCCGAAAGCCTAGTGGCCCTCCCCAGCAACAGCCTGCGGGAAAACAGGTTTGAGATCAGCCTGCCGTATCTGGGTTCCTTCCTGGCGTTTAACAACTTCACCGAAAAGGCCAAGGGCATCAAGGAGTTGCAGGCCGAATACGAGGCCAGGTACGGTCCCGGCAACTACATCCCCTGGGTCTGGCCGGTGTACTGGGCTTTTCGCGTGATGATCGGGATGGGGGCCATCATGCTGCTCGTCAGCCTGATCTACGTCTGGCGCTGGCGCACCGGCAAGATTGATGATCCCGGCGTGCTGTACCCCGTGCTGCTGGTGATGCCCCTGGTCCCACACCTCGCCAACTTCAGTGGGTTCATCACCACCGAGATGGGCCGTCAACCGTGGATCGTGCAGGGCCTGCTGCGAACGCAGGACGCCGTGAGCGACCTCAACCCACTGTGGGTGTTCGTGTCGCTGGCGTCCTTCTGGGTGGTGTACCTGACCTTGATCAGTCTGGACGTTTTCCTGCTGACGCGCACAGCGCGCGCAGGCATGCACGAGCCGGAAGTGGAAGCGCCCTCGCTGCCGGCGCCCAAATACGTGTCGGAAGGAGGCCGCGCGTGA
- a CDS encoding sugar-binding transcriptional regulator codes for MSRDRTISVSQDVQAVQVARLYYVQGLTTNAIAAELGLSRPKVSRLLSHARRRGLVEIRIHDPEGQAQELEARLKSRYPFLNVQVVGVPQGSAEDVWLDRTAAAAAAALGELLRPGMTVGLAWGTTMSAVSHALLPRPVPELTFVQLNGSANAADFMSGFVTDTILRFARNFTAGAQLFPVPTFFDDPDTKRAMWRERSVRHVLELQENADLLIYSVGSHTASIPSHVYSAGYLDSGDMAVLAAEGAVGDIGTVFYRADGSDAGLSLNARASGPPLELIRDASDSLCVVSGLGKAAALQAALEGRLMRRLIVDEMTARAVLDRGDARGEGPVPG; via the coding sequence ATGTCCCGCGACCGTACTATTTCTGTCAGCCAGGACGTCCAGGCCGTTCAGGTGGCCCGCCTGTATTACGTCCAGGGACTGACCACCAATGCGATTGCCGCTGAACTGGGGCTGTCGCGGCCCAAGGTCTCACGCCTGCTGTCCCACGCCCGCCGCCGCGGTCTGGTCGAAATTCGCATTCACGACCCCGAAGGCCAAGCGCAGGAGCTTGAGGCCCGCTTGAAGTCCCGCTACCCGTTCCTGAACGTCCAAGTGGTCGGCGTGCCGCAGGGCAGTGCCGAGGACGTGTGGCTCGACCGCACGGCTGCGGCCGCTGCCGCCGCGCTGGGCGAACTGCTGCGCCCCGGCATGACGGTGGGGCTGGCGTGGGGCACCACCATGAGCGCTGTGAGCCACGCCCTGCTTCCCCGGCCCGTCCCAGAACTGACCTTCGTGCAACTCAACGGCTCGGCCAATGCGGCAGATTTCATGAGCGGCTTCGTAACCGACACGATCCTGCGCTTTGCCCGCAACTTCACGGCGGGGGCGCAGCTGTTTCCGGTGCCGACCTTCTTCGACGATCCAGACACCAAGCGGGCCATGTGGCGCGAGCGCAGTGTCCGGCACGTGCTCGAGTTGCAGGAAAACGCCGACCTGCTGATCTACTCGGTGGGCAGCCACACGGCGTCCATTCCCAGTCACGTCTACAGCGCCGGTTATCTGGACAGTGGTGACATGGCCGTCCTGGCAGCCGAGGGGGCGGTGGGGGATATCGGCACCGTCTTCTACCGGGCGGACGGCAGCGACGCGGGCCTTTCCCTGAACGCCCGTGCCAGCGGCCCGCCCTTGGAGCTGATCCGGGACGCCAGCGACTCGCTGTGCGTGGTCAGCGGGCTGGGCAAGGCCGCCGCCCTTCAGGCCGCGCTGGAGGGCCGCCTGATGCGCCGCCTGATCGTGGACGAGATGACGGCGCGGGCGGTCCTGGACCGTGGCGATGCCAGGGGCGAAGGTCCGGTCCCCGGCTAA
- the cydC gene encoding thiol reductant ABC exporter subunit CydC — protein sequence MSAARQTPLRLPVVLGILAACAGVGLAATSGVLISRAALRPPDFLSLTLLVTAVRGLGLGRAGLRYAERLTGHAAALQAGEGLRLRLFDTVSRFGRDLLARERGGDLLSRGGTDVDAAQFRTLRVSLPLAALLGVLALLVGGLVWLDVGLALLAVVPLLLSVWAVWAVRGRVSALSRQDVAVSREHAARLLDALAGGGDNAAAHHAPELARLAWGSEDVARELGRLSAGLALAQELAFAVAVTGVLWRGAWLVGTGELSGILLAGIVLAAAAAFDAAAPLSAVPGADAVAGAAGERRRVLEALTPAVTAPQQPASIPAGPFRINLEQVSVSRTGRTMLDGVNLELQAGETLAISGPSGGGKTTLARLLSRDLDPDSGRVTMNGADLRSLAPAELRARLSIHEQEAPLLDGTLRENLLLGDHHAPDERLRTLLHDLGLEHLDLNAWVGEGGQLLSGGERARVSLARALLKDADLLILDEPTAHLDPTLEAQVLAVIAREWAGRALLLVTHRAAPLALAERHLILRGGHLVPTVPVSQRKAV from the coding sequence GTGAGCGCTGCCCGTCAGACCCCGCTACGCCTGCCGGTCGTGCTGGGCATCCTGGCCGCCTGCGCTGGGGTGGGACTGGCGGCGACTTCCGGCGTCCTGATCTCGCGCGCGGCCTTGCGGCCCCCCGACTTCCTGAGCCTCACCTTGCTGGTGACGGCGGTGCGCGGCCTGGGCCTGGGGCGCGCCGGACTGAGATACGCCGAGCGCCTGACCGGACACGCGGCTGCTTTGCAGGCGGGTGAGGGGTTGCGGCTGCGCCTTTTCGATACCGTGTCCCGCTTCGGACGCGATCTGCTGGCCCGCGAACGCGGCGGCGATCTGCTGTCGCGGGGCGGAACGGATGTAGACGCCGCCCAGTTCCGGACCCTACGCGTCAGCCTGCCGCTGGCCGCGCTGCTGGGCGTGCTGGCCTTGTTGGTGGGGGGACTGGTGTGGCTGGACGTGGGCCTGGCCCTGCTGGCCGTGGTGCCCCTGTTACTCAGCGTGTGGGCCGTGTGGGCGGTGCGGGGCCGGGTCTCGGCACTGTCCCGCCAGGACGTGGCCGTGTCGCGCGAACACGCCGCCCGCCTGCTGGACGCCCTTGCAGGGGGAGGGGACAATGCAGCCGCCCACCACGCCCCGGAACTGGCGAGACTCGCGTGGGGATCAGAAGACGTTGCCCGCGAACTGGGCCGCCTGAGCGCCGGGCTGGCGTTGGCGCAGGAACTGGCCTTTGCCGTTGCGGTGACCGGCGTGCTGTGGCGTGGAGCCTGGCTGGTGGGTACGGGCGAGCTAAGCGGTATTCTGCTGGCCGGCATCGTGCTGGCCGCCGCCGCTGCGTTTGATGCCGCCGCGCCGCTTTCTGCTGTGCCGGGGGCAGACGCGGTGGCCGGGGCGGCCGGGGAACGCCGCCGCGTGCTGGAGGCGCTGACGCCCGCCGTGACCGCGCCCCAACAGCCCGCATCCATTCCAGCCGGACCGTTCAGGATCAATCTTGAACAGGTCTCGGTGAGTCGTACGGGCCGCACGATGCTGGACGGTGTAAACCTTGAACTGCAGGCTGGCGAGACGCTGGCCATCTCCGGCCCCAGCGGCGGCGGCAAGACCACCCTGGCGCGGCTGCTGTCGCGTGACCTCGATCCGGACAGCGGACGGGTGACGATGAACGGCGCCGATCTGCGAAGCCTCGCGCCCGCCGAGCTGCGGGCCCGGCTCAGCATCCATGAGCAAGAGGCCCCACTGTTGGACGGCACGTTGCGTGAGAACCTGTTGCTGGGCGATCATCACGCCCCGGACGAGCGGCTGAGGACTCTCCTCCATGATCTCGGTCTGGAGCACCTGGACCTGAACGCCTGGGTGGGGGAGGGCGGACAGCTGCTCAGCGGGGGCGAGCGCGCCCGCGTCAGCCTGGCCCGCGCTCTGCTCAAGGACGCCGACCTGCTGATCCTGGACGAGCCCACCGCGCATCTTGACCCCACGCTGGAAGCGCAGGTCCTGGCTGTCATCGCCCGCGAATGGGCCGGACGCGCCCTGCTCCTCGTAACGCACCGCGCCGCACCGCTGGCCCTGGCCGAACGCCACCTGATCCTGCGCGGCGGCCACCTCGTCCCCACTGTCCCCGTTTCCCAAAGGAAGGCCGTATGA
- the cydD gene encoding thiol reductant ABC exporter subunit CydD, protein MASSPPSPLRLLSAAPAVRRRLGFSAGFSLLGLGATVAAFLLIARVVAEALLEGTLHGAGTLVCIGALLVLRALGRAGREWAGQQLAAHSVRYWRERLTRQALALGPVAVAQRRGADLAALDAELAPRLTPYYARYLPGAVHAALAFVLVLAATFWLDPATAGLLLLTGPLTVLFLALVGLATRAATQSQWTAHTRLSARLLTLTRNLPTLHAFGAVATYRGVLGQSAAQHRETTLKVLKVAFLSGFVMDFAATLSTALIAVWIGVRLFGGEATLAPTLAALMLVPEFFGPLRQLGADRHAALDAEPLAEQLAETLAVQVAPSGVVEAGPRVPHLLFAEARADVGTETVPLSLELPPGSLAALRGPSGSGKTTLLHAVRKHMPHAGNIRVDGLELDQLDAAGWQARVAFVPQHPRLIAASVTENLRLWRPEATTAELRAAAAAVGLIPVLDALPQGWQTPLGEGGVQLSGGETARLALARALLSGAGLVLLDEVTAHLDSESESGVMRAVEQAFRGRTVILATHRAAPQGWLDVCLTPAQEPEVAA, encoded by the coding sequence ATGGCCTCCTCCCCCCCCTCCCCCCTGCGGCTTCTGTCGGCAGCCCCAGCAGTGAGGCGGCGGCTCGGTTTCAGCGCAGGCTTCAGTTTGCTGGGGCTGGGCGCGACGGTGGCGGCCTTTCTCCTAATCGCGCGGGTGGTGGCGGAAGCGTTGCTGGAGGGAACCTTGCATGGAGCGGGAACGCTCGTCTGCATTGGTGCGCTGCTGGTGCTGCGGGCGCTGGGCCGGGCCGGACGTGAATGGGCGGGGCAGCAGCTGGCCGCCCACAGTGTCCGCTACTGGCGCGAACGGCTGACCCGTCAGGCCCTGGCGCTGGGGCCAGTCGCCGTGGCACAGCGGCGTGGGGCCGATCTGGCGGCGCTTGACGCCGAACTCGCCCCGCGCCTGACGCCGTACTACGCCCGCTACCTGCCTGGAGCGGTTCACGCGGCGCTGGCCTTCGTGCTGGTGCTGGCGGCCACCTTCTGGCTCGATCCTGCCACAGCGGGACTGCTGCTCCTGACCGGGCCTTTGACTGTGCTGTTTCTGGCGCTGGTGGGGCTGGCCACCCGCGCGGCCACCCAGAGTCAGTGGACAGCGCACACCCGCCTCTCGGCGCGGTTGCTGACCCTGACGCGGAATCTCCCGACGCTTCATGCCTTCGGCGCCGTGGCCACGTACCGGGGGGTGCTGGGGCAGTCCGCCGCGCAGCACCGCGAAACCACCTTGAAGGTCCTGAAGGTGGCCTTTCTCAGCGGTTTCGTGATGGACTTCGCGGCCACGCTGTCCACAGCCCTCATCGCCGTGTGGATTGGCGTCCGTCTGTTCGGCGGCGAGGCGACGTTGGCCCCCACCCTGGCGGCCCTGATGCTGGTGCCGGAATTTTTCGGCCCGCTCCGGCAACTTGGCGCGGACCGTCACGCCGCGCTGGACGCCGAACCGCTGGCGGAGCAACTGGCGGAAACGCTGGCCGTTCAGGTTGCGCCGTCGGGCGTGGTGGAGGCTGGCCCGCGCGTCCCACACCTGCTTTTTGCCGAGGCCCGCGCTGATGTGGGCACCGAAACCGTGCCGCTGAGTCTGGAACTGCCACCGGGCTCCTTGGCCGCCCTGCGTGGTCCCAGCGGGAGCGGCAAGACCACCCTGCTGCACGCCGTGCGAAAGCATATGCCGCACGCAGGGAACATCCGGGTGGATGGCCTTGAGCTGGACCAGCTGGACGCCGCCGGGTGGCAGGCGCGCGTGGCCTTCGTGCCGCAACATCCGCGCCTGATCGCCGCCAGCGTCACCGAGAACCTGCGGCTGTGGCGACCAGAGGCGACGACGGCAGAATTGCGCGCTGCGGCGGCCGCCGTCGGCCTGATTCCGGTTCTGGACGCCCTGCCGCAAGGCTGGCAGACCCCGCTGGGCGAAGGCGGCGTTCAGCTGTCGGGCGGCGAGACCGCACGGCTGGCGCTGGCGCGTGCGTTGCTGTCAGGTGCGGGACTGGTCCTGCTGGACGAGGTCACCGCGCATCTGGACTCAGAGAGCGAGTCCGGGGTAATGCGTGCCGTCGAGCAGGCCTTCAGGGGCCGCACAGTGATTCTGGCGACCCATCGCGCCGCGCCCCAGGGCTGGCTGGACGTCTGCCTCACGCCCGCCCAAGAACCGGAAGTGGCTGCGTGA
- a CDS encoding alpha-2-macroglobulin family protein, producing MKRRWTRGVVLSGLLLVGLASAQREVSIYGGVYRSGQPVRVEVYAPPGTVFTLRKVSDPAALFAASPDPHEPRLAAVGRSAPIRTVTLRKRDQPLDFGRLPSGVYVVGTGSLGAVVLVSNLGLVVKRDAGQALTYTADRENGRTRAARVWTLGGPSQGVAPVLASADGVARFKTKASATATQETFLARYGNDWAISGAYWNSYAAPLVRGYVYTDRPIYRPGQHVDFKAVLRQAGQLTPLANTPVRVTIQSPDGDEVYRKTLTTNALGSLDAGLDLPAGAKLGEYSFSLAPRNAAGDGQSDIGGSFQVEAYQKPEYAVTLSPDRKRAVQGEKVNVRISARYLFGGNLGGARVNYNVTRAPYYPPGFDSDSLPPESEGRDYGSDLVIQEETRLNANGDLDLSLPLARDPEGQPVSYRIEAEVEDESRRTVSAATQVIAFPASLKVEATTDGYVYDAGKPIRVSLDTRDLKDVGRAAPVTLDLIRQNYDYDRKKGIWVLSETRLAHSQVRTGAAGTASTTLSTPRGGGYLVRATVKDAQGRTSTFENFVWVLKPGEDYGWNYRDLTVQLDRKSYAPGDTATVLVGNPRPGAPVLVTLEGDRLRNSVVLRGTGAVLTYRFPVTADMSPNIYVAAATLSDGQFYSNDARVKVPRVGAALTVRVTPEKARYAPGDTGKLSVDLQTADGQGVAGEVALAVVDQAIYLVQRDTSTPLSQVFDSPRSNAVGTDSSLNFSFSQVGDVASAPRPMESRPAFAQDKQSKAADAASADPITPRQDFKDTILWLPRLLTDAQGHAEVSVRFPDNLTTWVATARAQTGLPRFGQAVATTMTTRDVIARLSLPTFLVRGDTVTLSGIVNNTLNRPVTGTASAVLNGLSPLGGAALKAGGTPLNVAANGRVRTDLQVRAGQVGTANVTFTARTGSGNDALKLPLPVKARGYEVTQTAVGSASSPSVRFNVPSDANLGTLDLSVSLTPSLLSAVAPALEYLVGYPYGCTEQTMSRFLPALLAQENLGSAALPQGVAGDLPDIVSAGLARLELFQHEDGGWNFWQYDDSTLEMSAYVVEGLLRAKRLGVKVNNNMLYSGLQYLARNVPNPKGRQAERASAYRALADAGKVDQGQLASFARRKDLEPYALAETALALNRTGQRQAARDVLDRLKARRMGTQGGALLHWETPRRDGGDSWSNFWDDNSIQVTARALEAVATLEPNSALISGVSQWLLSNRRGPKWLSTQDTTNVIIAALALKPAKGVGGDVSALLDGKAAGQATLGGQEAATLKIDARTLKPGPHTVTLRGAPAGLTFSTQLHYSREPAELRGDASRGVRLSRQYQRLEPVWDARNKRYTYRRVPLLKGGQMQPVTVGDLILVTLSVQPVGQAARYLIVSDPIPAGMKALDERSLSIAGLQDPDEYGWESWNYWYAGRDLLDDRVDLYADYLKGERKMTYLLRAQTPGTFTALPTHAFLMYDPEVEGYAPATTFTVRDRGQ from the coding sequence ATGAAGCGACGGTGGACGCGGGGCGTGGTGTTGTCAGGATTGTTGCTGGTGGGGCTGGCCTCGGCCCAGCGCGAGGTCTCGATCTATGGTGGGGTGTACAGGAGCGGTCAGCCGGTCAGGGTAGAGGTTTACGCGCCTCCCGGGACGGTGTTTACGCTCCGCAAGGTGTCCGATCCGGCAGCCCTGTTCGCCGCCTCGCCCGACCCGCATGAACCCAGGCTGGCTGCTGTGGGCCGCAGCGCACCGATCCGCACCGTCACCCTGAGGAAGCGGGACCAGCCCCTGGACTTCGGCAGGCTGCCCAGCGGCGTGTATGTGGTGGGGACGGGCAGCCTGGGCGCGGTGGTGCTGGTCAGCAATCTGGGGCTGGTGGTCAAGCGCGATGCCGGACAGGCCCTGACCTACACGGCCGACCGTGAGAATGGCCGGACGCGGGCGGCGCGGGTGTGGACGCTGGGAGGCCCATCCCAAGGAGTGGCCCCGGTGCTGGCGAGTGCCGACGGCGTGGCCCGCTTTAAGACGAAGGCCAGCGCCACGGCCACCCAGGAAACCTTTCTGGCGCGCTACGGCAACGACTGGGCCATCAGCGGGGCGTACTGGAACAGCTACGCGGCCCCCCTGGTGCGCGGTTACGTGTACACGGACCGCCCGATCTACCGGCCCGGCCAGCATGTGGACTTCAAGGCGGTGCTGCGGCAGGCCGGCCAGCTGACGCCGCTGGCGAACACGCCCGTGCGCGTCACCATCCAGTCCCCGGACGGCGATGAGGTGTACCGCAAGACGCTGACCACCAATGCGCTGGGTTCGCTGGACGCCGGGCTGGACCTGCCGGCTGGGGCGAAGCTCGGCGAGTATTCTTTCTCGCTGGCGCCGCGGAATGCCGCTGGGGACGGCCAGAGCGATATTGGCGGCAGTTTTCAGGTGGAGGCCTACCAGAAGCCCGAATACGCGGTCACGCTCTCGCCGGACCGCAAACGCGCCGTGCAGGGCGAGAAGGTCAATGTTCGCATCTCGGCCCGTTACCTGTTCGGCGGCAACCTGGGGGGGGCCAGGGTCAACTACAACGTGACCCGCGCGCCGTACTACCCGCCCGGTTTCGACAGCGATTCCCTGCCGCCCGAGAGCGAGGGCCGCGATTACGGCTCAGACCTCGTGATTCAGGAGGAAACTCGCCTGAACGCAAACGGTGATCTGGACCTGAGCTTGCCGCTGGCGCGTGACCCGGAGGGCCAGCCGGTCAGCTACCGCATTGAGGCCGAGGTGGAGGACGAATCGCGCCGCACGGTCAGCGCAGCGACGCAGGTGATCGCCTTTCCCGCCAGCCTGAAGGTGGAGGCCACCACCGACGGCTACGTCTACGACGCGGGCAAACCAATCCGGGTGTCGCTGGACACCCGTGACCTGAAGGACGTGGGTCGCGCCGCGCCCGTGACCCTGGACCTGATCCGCCAGAATTACGATTACGACAGGAAGAAGGGGATCTGGGTGCTGAGCGAGACGCGGCTGGCTCACTCCCAGGTGCGGACGGGCGCGGCGGGCACGGCCAGCACCACCCTATCCACCCCACGCGGGGGCGGGTACCTGGTGCGAGCCACAGTTAAGGACGCGCAGGGCCGCACGAGTACCTTCGAGAATTTCGTCTGGGTGCTCAAGCCCGGCGAGGACTACGGCTGGAACTACCGCGACCTGACCGTGCAACTGGACCGCAAGAGCTACGCTCCCGGCGACACCGCCACTGTGCTGGTGGGCAATCCCAGGCCCGGGGCACCGGTGCTGGTGACGCTGGAGGGTGACAGACTACGCAACTCTGTGGTGCTGCGCGGCACGGGTGCGGTGCTGACATACCGCTTCCCGGTGACGGCGGACATGTCTCCCAACATTTATGTCGCGGCGGCCACCCTCAGTGACGGCCAGTTCTATAGCAACGACGCCCGCGTGAAGGTTCCCCGTGTGGGCGCGGCCCTGACGGTCAGGGTCACGCCGGAAAAGGCCCGCTACGCGCCGGGCGACACCGGCAAACTCAGCGTGGACCTGCAGACCGCCGATGGCCAGGGCGTGGCGGGGGAAGTGGCGCTGGCCGTGGTGGACCAGGCCATCTATCTGGTGCAGCGTGACACTTCCACCCCATTGTCCCAGGTCTTCGACTCGCCGCGCAGCAACGCGGTGGGGACCGATTCCAGCCTCAACTTCTCCTTCTCGCAGGTGGGCGATGTGGCCTCCGCCCCCAGACCGATGGAATCCAGGCCCGCCTTCGCGCAGGACAAGCAATCGAAGGCCGCTGACGCCGCCAGCGCCGACCCGATCACGCCACGTCAGGACTTCAAGGACACCATTCTGTGGCTGCCCAGGCTTCTGACCGACGCGCAGGGCCACGCCGAGGTCTCAGTCAGGTTCCCCGACAACCTCACCACCTGGGTGGCCACCGCCCGTGCCCAGACGGGGTTGCCGCGCTTTGGACAGGCCGTTGCCACCACCATGACCACCAGGGACGTGATCGCCCGCCTGAGCCTGCCCACCTTCCTGGTCCGCGGCGATACGGTGACGCTCTCGGGCATCGTGAACAACACGCTGAACCGCCCGGTGACCGGGACGGCCAGCGCGGTCCTCAATGGGCTGAGCCCGCTGGGCGGGGCGGCCCTGAAAGCGGGCGGCACGCCGCTGAACGTGGCCGCAAATGGGCGTGTCCGCACCGACTTGCAGGTTCGGGCGGGCCAGGTCGGCACGGCGAACGTGACCTTCACCGCCCGCACCGGCTCGGGCAATGACGCCCTCAAGCTTCCGCTCCCGGTCAAAGCCAGGGGTTACGAGGTCACGCAGACCGCCGTGGGCAGCGCGTCCAGCCCCAGCGTCAGGTTCAACGTTCCCAGCGACGCCAATCTGGGAACGCTGGACCTGAGCGTGAGTCTCACGCCGTCGCTGCTGTCCGCCGTTGCCCCCGCGCTGGAGTATCTGGTGGGCTATCCCTACGGCTGCACCGAGCAGACCATGAGCCGCTTTCTGCCCGCTCTGCTGGCGCAGGAAAATCTGGGCAGCGCCGCCCTGCCGCAGGGTGTGGCGGGGGACCTGCCCGACATTGTCAGCGCGGGGCTGGCCAGATTGGAGCTGTTCCAGCACGAGGACGGCGGCTGGAACTTCTGGCAGTACGACGACAGCACGCTGGAGATGAGCGCCTACGTGGTGGAGGGCCTGCTGCGCGCCAAGCGGCTGGGCGTCAAGGTCAACAACAACATGCTGTACAGCGGCCTGCAGTACCTCGCCAGGAACGTGCCCAATCCGAAGGGCAGGCAGGCCGAGCGCGCCAGCGCCTACCGTGCCCTGGCTGACGCCGGGAAAGTGGATCAGGGACAGCTGGCCTCCTTCGCGCGCCGCAAGGATCTGGAACCCTACGCGCTGGCCGAAACGGCGCTGGCTCTGAATCGGACCGGGCAGCGCCAGGCCGCCCGCGACGTGCTGGACCGCCTGAAAGCCCGGCGAATGGGCACGCAGGGTGGCGCTCTGCTGCACTGGGAAACACCCAGACGGGATGGCGGCGACTCGTGGTCCAACTTCTGGGATGACAACAGCATTCAGGTCACGGCCAGGGCGCTCGAAGCCGTCGCCACCCTGGAACCGAACAGCGCCCTGATCTCTGGCGTCTCGCAGTGGCTGCTGTCCAACCGGCGCGGCCCGAAATGGCTGTCCACCCAGGACACCACCAACGTAATCATCGCGGCGCTGGCCCTCAAACCCGCGAAAGGGGTGGGCGGCGACGTGAGCGCCCTGCTGGACGGGAAGGCTGCCGGGCAGGCCACCCTGGGCGGCCAGGAAGCGGCCACCCTCAAGATTGATGCTCGCACCCTGAAGCCCGGCCCGCACACCGTGACGTTGCGGGGCGCCCCTGCGGGGCTGACCTTCAGCACCCAGCTCCACTACAGCCGCGAACCCGCCGAACTCAGGGGTGACGCCAGCCGGGGCGTTCGCCTGAGCCGCCAGTACCAGCGCCTGGAGCCGGTCTGGGACGCCAGGAACAAGCGTTACACCTACCGCCGCGTGCCACTTCTGAAGGGCGGGCAGATGCAGCCCGTCACGGTGGGCGACCTGATCCTGGTGACCCTCAGCGTGCAGCCGGTGGGCCAGGCGGCCCGTTACCTGATCGTCAGCGATCCCATTCCGGCGGGCATGAAGGCGCTGGACGAACGCAGCCTGAGCATCGCGGGCCTGCAAGATCCCGACGAATACGGCTGGGAAAGCTGGAACTATTGGTACGCGGGCCGTGACCTTCTCGATGACCGTGTGGACTTGTACGCCGACTACCTGAAGGGCGAGCGGAAGATGACCTACCTGCTGCGCGCCCAGACCCCCGGTACCTTCACGGCCCTGCCCACCCACGCCTTCTTGATGTATGACCCGGAAGTGGAGGGCTACGCCCCGGCGACGACGTTCACGGTGCGGGACCGGGGGCAGTGA